One Setaria viridis chromosome 3, Setaria_viridis_v4.0, whole genome shotgun sequence DNA window includes the following coding sequences:
- the LOC117846825 gene encoding cytochrome P450 714D1, which yields MAAMEHSSLLPLASLLAGSCALLAAAAAAAALLLAISAWLQRPRRVAGAFRRQGIDGPPPSSFLSGNLPEMQARAAAAAVAETGGRDFEKEGFDDYCKRIFPYFDKWRKAYGETYLYWLRRRPALYVSDPELIREIGRCVSLDLGKPTYLQKGQEPLFGRGVLKANGAEWHRQRKLIAPEFYMAKVKGMVELMVDAAQPLLRSWEGKVAAAPGGVAEVDVDDDIRSFSFDVISRACFGGDYSRGREIFLRLRALSGLMSETSVIFTIPSLRHLPTEKNRRIWRLTQEIRSLILQLASERRRAGAGAAAPDFLGSIIENSRGQPRADDFVVDNCKNIYFAGHETSAVTATWCLMLLAAHPEWQDRARAEVLEVCGGAAGAAAPDFDAVARMRTVHAVVLETLRLFPPSSFVVREAFRDMQLGKLRAPRGTYLFVPVSTMHHDAAIWGPTARRFDPGRFRDGVAAACKHPQAFMPFGLGARTCLGQNLALVEVKALVALVLSRFAVALSPDYRHAPAFRFIIEPEFGLRLLVRRLGHDDDGH from the exons ATGGCAGCCATGGAGCACAGCAGCCTCCTGCCTCTGGCGTCGCTGCTGGCAGGGTCGTGCGCCCTcctcgcggccgcggccgcggctgcgGCGCTGCTCCTCGCCATTTCCGCGTGGCTGCAGCGGCCGCGCCGCGTGGCGGGGGCCTTCCGGCGGCAGGGCATCGACGGGCCCCCGCCGTCGTCGTTCCTGTCGGGGAACCTCCCGGAGATGCAGGcgagggcggccgccgcggcggtggcggagaccgGCGGCCGGGACTTCGAGAAGGAAGGCTTCGACGACTACTGCAAGAGGATCTTCCCCTACTTCGACAAGTGGAGGAAAGCCTACG GCGAGACGTACCTGTACTGGctgcgccggcgcccggcgctgTACGTGTCGGACCCGGAGCTGATCCGCGAGATCGGGCGGTGCGTGTCGCTGGACCTGGGCAAGCCCACCTACCTGCAGAAGGGCCAGGAGCCCCTCTTCGGCCGCGGCGTCCTCAAGGCCAACGGCGCCGAGTGGCACCGCCAGCGCAAGCTCATCGCGCCCGAGTTCTACATGGCCAAGGTGAAG GGCATGGTGGAGCTGATGGTGGACGCGGCGCAGCCGCTGCTGCGGTCGTGGGAGGGCAAGGTGGCCGCGGCGCCTGGCGGCGTCGCGGAGgtcgacgtcgacgacgacaTCCGGAGCTTCTCCTTCGACGTCATCTCCAGGGCCTGCTTCGGCGGCGactactccagggggcgggagaTCTTCCTCCGCCTCAGGGCGCTGTCGGGCCTCATGTCCGAGACCAGCGTCATCTTCACCATCCCCTCGCTCCGCCACCTGCCCACGGAGAAGAACCGGAGGATCTGGAGGCTCACGCAGGAGATCCGCTCCCTCATCCTCCAGCTCGCCAGCGAGCGccgccgggcgggggcgggggcggcggcgcccgactTCCTGGGCTCCATCATCGAGAACAGCCGGGGGCAGCCGCGCGCGGACGACTTCGTGGTGGACAACTGCAAGAACATCTACTTCGCGGGCCACGAGACGAGCGCGGTCACCGCGACGTGGTGCCTCATGCTCCTCGCCGCGCACCCGGAGTGGCAGGACCGCGCGCGCGCCGAGGTGCTCGAGGTCTGCGGCGgtgccgctggcgccgccgcaccGGACTTCGACGCGGTCGCCAGGATGCGGACGGTGCACGCGGTGGTGCTGGAGACGCTGCGCCTGTTCCCCCCCTCCTCGTTCGTGGTGCGGGAGGCGTTCCGCGACATGCAGCTGGGGAAGCTGCGCGCCCCCAGGGGCACCTACCTCTTCGTGCCCGTCTCCACCATGCACCACGACGCCGCCATCTGGGGCCCCACGGCGCGCCGCTTCGACCCGGGACGGTTCCGGgacggcgtcgcggcggcgtgCAAGCACCCGCAGGCGTTCATGCCGTTCGGGCTTGGCGCGCGCACCTGCCTCGGACAGAACCTCGCGCTCGTCGAGGTCAAGGCGCTCGTGGCGCTCGTCCTGTCGCGGTTCGCGGTGGCGCTGTCGCCGGACTACAGGCACGCCCCCGCGTTCCGGTTCATCATCGAGCCGGAGTTCGGGCTGCGCCTCCTCGTCCGCCGCCTCGGCCATGATGACGACGGCCACTGA
- the LOC117846826 gene encoding uncharacterized protein, with amino-acid sequence MSESGGMPPQRHCLHHGPQKVRRRRVLLCLAFAVLVLLLLAAAVAIVLLAVLRPRDPVTELLSVNATGVLPGVVPLPTVSVQLNVTFLLVVRVRNPNPAAFRHGPATTSLYYRGAAVGYGEVPAGTVPSRGAATVRMNMTVQADRVVAAARIGGLVADVLAGEMEFEARTEVPGTVVLLGFVKRGVEARSVCRVVIGVADVKVRRQECHNEAKL; translated from the coding sequence ATGTCTGAGTCCGGCGGCATGCCGCCCCAGCGCCACTGCCTGCACCACGGCCCCCAGaaagtccgccgccgccgcgtcctcctctGCCTCGCCTTCGCAGTCCtcgtcctgctcctcctcgccgcggcggtcgccatcgtcctgctCGCGGTCCTCCGCCCGCGGGACCCCGTCACGGAGCTCCTCTCGGTCAACGCCACGGGCGTCCTCCCCGGCGTCGTCCCGCTCCCCACCGTCTCCGTGCAGCTCAACGTCACCTTCCTCCTCGTGGTCCGCGTGCGGAACCCGAACCCGGCCGCGTTCCGCCACGGCCCCGCCACCACGTCGCTCTACTACCGCGGCGCGGCCGTGGGCTACGGCGAGGTCCCCGCGGGGACCGTGCCGAGCCGGGGCGCGGCCACCGTGCGGATGAACATGACGGTGCAGGCCGACCGGGTCGTCGCGGCAGCCAGGATCGGGGGCCTCGTCGCGGACGTGCTCGCTGGCGAGATGGAGTTCGAGGCGAGGACCGAGGTGCCGGGCACGGTCGTGCTCCTCGGGTTCGTGAAGCGCGGCGTCGAGGCCAGGTCGGTGTGCCGCGTCGTCATCGGCGTCGCCGACGTCAAAGTTCGGCGTCAGGAGTGCCACAACGAGGCCAAGCTGTGA